In Quercus lobata isolate SW786 chromosome 12, ValleyOak3.0 Primary Assembly, whole genome shotgun sequence, a genomic segment contains:
- the LOC115970305 gene encoding uncharacterized protein LOC115970305 codes for MNILVWNCRGAIKPEFRKTVMDLVDWHAPFLMVITKTKLSRARATEIIESLPFDGCAIANTIGAIYASPRFAERCVLWDNLKMLASLHNLPWAMMGDFNEVISEEEKSGGNPISQRRVNPDWRAYYSEANVTHLARINSDHCPLLLNLHPATGQGSNRPFRFQSVWLSHKDFPAVVWEAWAGMDDNLEVAIDRFIIRAQKWNKEIFGNVFLRKKKILNRLVGIQKALANYPSPFLINLQDQVTEEYNQLLLLEEEIWALKSRTNWIIYGERNTAFFHQSTLARRSRNRITSIQDANGNWVHNLDGVKEVILTHFQKLYQSELCYWPREHPWSSDWCASLDEEEANSLVHIPSNGEIWCALKSMKPYKAPGVDGLHAGFFQRFWLLVGDSVKKIIRDIFINHEMPAFLNQTLIVLIPKQLGPENVGHFRPISLCNTVYKIVAKILVQRLRPLLPSLVSPMQAAFLEGRRSSDNVIIAQELIYSLKGRKGKDGYMIVKIDLEKAYDRLEWSFIKMVLEHFGLPNNIVKLIMSCVSTTTTSILINGSKMDSFQPSRGIRQGDPLSPYLFILCMEFLGAQISDMCEQKRWDSIKASRNGPSFSHIFFADDLLLFAKANSKNCEAIIDVLDHFCNLAGQKVNKAKSHILFSPNVARRRKRRLCHKMGIYETSDLGRYLGFPLLQQGRVGSAFNFVAEKIQAKLAGWKSRLLSRAGRLVLIKTAAAPIADYYMQCHALPIKVCNNIDKIMRDFLWGSTDEKKKMHMVNWQTVTQPKELGGLGLFQTRHRNQALLAKLCWRLASEHEAPWGLKWTVNNGKSINFWKDFWLPCGPLRSIIEGPLHRDEDQLTVQHGIGQSYNGGVFNFSFELPDQILNLVRATPFALNQETEDSLAWAFSRDGYFSLKSAYLLARGSNPLNLGISSMEWIWKADTHPRIQFFMWLCSHNSLPTNEILGSRGLNLNPSCLICHQENESVDHLLRRCCVAQDLWRKLKFPCDLLPTFDQPIGKWLELNCTTGVISNLLGIPWKIVFPMGIWQLWLARNRFYFKTGVIDKLIHTKCIKDSAEFFASGTKDRCNKIKKVIRVAWEKPPVGWMKLNSDGSALGNPGKAGGGGLIRDHQGNWVRGYARAHGYTSSTIVELWALRDGLEIAKDLGLNNLIIEMDALSIVLLMNNSKANLSMEPLLSDCRKLLTAIPNKRVVHIFREANQCADVLARYGGSSTSNFVVFLNPPPVVVGSLLADKENSFCNRLVPA; via the exons ATGAATATTTTGGTCTGGAATTGTAGGGGTGCTATAAAGCCTGAGTTTAGGAAGACTGTTATGGATCTTGTTGATTGGCACGCTCCCTTTCTCATGGTTATTACTAAGACAAAGTTGTCTAGAGCAAGAGCAACTGAAATTATAGAGAGTTTGCCTTTTGATGGTTGTGCAATTGCAAACACTATTGG TGCCATTTATGCTAGCCCTAGATTTGCTGAGAGATGTGTGCTTTGGGATAATCTTAAAATGCTTGCTTCCTTGCATAATCTGCCTTGGGCTATGATGGGAGACTTTAATGAAGTGATttcagaagaagaaaaatctgGGGGTAATCCCATTAGTCAGCGAAGG GTAAATCCGGATTGGAGGGCTTATTACTCTGAAGCAAATGTCACTCACTTAGCCAGGATTAATTCGGATCATTGCCCGTTACTGCTTAACCTTCACCCAGCCACTGGGCAAGGTTCAAATCGGCCTTTTAGATTCCAGTCTGTGTGGTTGAGTCATAAGGATTTTCCAGCTGTGGTCTGGGAAGCTTGGGCAGGCATGGATGATAATTTGGAGGTTGCTATTGATAGATTCATTATTCGAGCGCAGAAATGGAACaaagaaatttttggaaatgtgtttttgaggaaaaagaagatcCTTAATCGCCTTGTGGGGATTCAGAAAGCTCTTGCCAATTACCCCAGCCCCTTCCTCATTAACCTCCAGGATCAAGTTACTGAGGAATATAACCAACTCCTTCTTCTTGAGGAGGAAATTTGGGCCTTGAAATCAAGAACCAACTGGATTATTTATGGAGAGAGGAACACTGCTTTCTTCCATCAGTCTACTCTTGCCAGAAGAAGCAGAAACAGGATAACCAGTATCCAAGATGCAAATGGAAATTGGGTTCACAATTTGGATGGAGTTAAAGAAGTTATCTTAACTCATTTCCAAAAGCTTTACCAATCTGAGCTATGCTATTGGCCTCGGGAGCATCCTTGGAGTTCTGATTGGTGTGCTAGTCTAGATGAAGAAGAGGCCAATTCTTTAGTGCATATTCCTTCCAATGGGGAAATATGGTGTGCTCTGAAGTCTATGAAGCCCTATAAAGCTCCGGGTGTTGATGGCCTTCATGCAGGTTTTTTCCAAAGGTTTTGGCTCCTGGTTGGTGATTCTGTTAAAAAGATTATAAGGGACATTTTTATTAATCATGAGATGCCTGCTTTCCTAAACCAGACCCTTATTGTGCTCATACCCAAGCAGTTAGGTCCGGAGAATGTGGGGCACTTTAGACCCATCAGTTTATGCAACACGGTTTATAAAATCGTTGCAAAAATCCTGGTGCAAAGACTTAGACCCCTCCTGCCCTCCCTTGTTTCGCCTATGCAAGCTGCTTTCcttgaaggaagaagaagttcAGATAATGTAATCATCGCCCAAGAGCTCATATATTCCCTTAAGGGTAGAAAAGGGAAAGATGGGTACATGATTGTCAAAATAGACCTTGAAAAGGCTTATGATCGCCTTGAATGGAGTTTCATCAAAATGGTCCTAGAGCACTTTGGGCTGCCcaataatattgttaaattGATCATGAGCTGTGTTTCGACTACTACCACTTCTATCTTGATCAACGGTAGCAAGATGGATTCTTTCCAGCCCTCACGTGGAATAAGGCAAGGCGACCCCTTATCGccctatttatttattctatgcATGGAGTTTTTGGGGGCCCAGATTTCGGATATGTGTGAGCAAAAGCGGTGGGATTCTATCAAGGCTTCAAGAAATGGCCCTAGTTTCTCCCACATATTCTTTGCTGATGACTTGTTACTTTTTGCAAAGGCAAACTCTAAAAACTGTGAGGCAATTATAGATGTGCTTGATCATTTTTGTAACCTTGCTGGGCAGAAGGTTAATAAAGCTAAATCTCACATTTTGTTCTCCCCCAATGTTGctaggagaagaaaaaggagaCTATGTCATAAAATGGGGATTTATGAAACATCGGACTTGGGTAGATACTTGGGCTTTCCCCTCTTACAGCAAGGAAGAGTTGGAAGTGCTTTCAATTTTGTAGCAGAAAAAATTCAAGCCAAGCTTGCAGGGTGGAAGTCGAGACTTTTATCAAGAGCTGGTAGATTGGTGCTTATCAAAACAGCAGCTGCCCCTATTGCAGATTATTATATGCAATGCCATGCTCTTCCTATAAAAGTCTGTAACAATATTGACAAGATAATGCGTGATTTCTTATGGGGCTCCACggatgagaagaaaaagatgcACATGGTAAATTGGCAGACTGTTACGCAGCCAAAGGAGCTAGGTGGTCTAGGCCTTTTTCAAACAAGACATAGAAATCAAGCTTTGTTGGCAAAGCTGTGTTGGCGCTTAGCTTCTGAGCATGAAGCTCCTTGG GGTCTTAAGTGGACTGTTAATAATGGCAAATCAATAAATTTCTGGAAAGATTTTTGGCTTCCCTGTGGGCCTCTTCGAAGCATCATTGAAGGCCCTCTTCACCGTGATGAAGATCAACTAACGGTTCAGCATGGGATAGGTCAAAGCTACAATGGaggtgtttttaatttttcttttgagcttCCGGATCAGATTTTGAATTTAGTCAGGGCCACTCCTTTTGCGCTTAATCAAGAGACGGAAGACTCTCTCGCTTGGGCTTTTTCAAGGGATGGGTATTTCTCTCTTAAGTCTGCTTATTTGTTAGCTAGGGGTTCAAACCCTTTGAACCTGGGTATTTCTTCTATGGAGTGGATTTGGAAGGCTGACACTCATCCACGGATCCAATTTTTTATGTGGCTGTGTTCGCATAACAGTTTGCCTACTAATGAAATTCTGGGTTCAAGAGGTTTAAACCTCAATCCTTCATGCTTGATTTGCCACCAGGAGAATGAATCGGTGGACCATCTTTTGAGAAGATGTTGTGTGGCGCAGGATCTTTGGCGTAAGCTCAAATTTCCTTGTGATCTGCTGCCTACTTTTGACCAACCAATAGGGAAGTGGCTGGAATTGAACTGCACTACTGGGGTCATCTCTAATCTTTTGGGCATTCCGTGGAAGATTGTGTTTCCCATGGGAATTTGGCAACTTTGGCTTGCTCGCAACAGGTTTTATTTCAAGACTGGTGTTATTGATAAGCTAATTCATACGAAGTGTATTAAAGATAGTGCAGAATTCTTTGCCAGTGGGACTAAGGATCGgtgcaacaaaataaaaaaggtgaTTCGGGTGGCTTGGGAAAAACCTCCTGTGGGCTGGATGAAGCTTAACTCTGATGGGTCTGCCTTGGGGAACCCGGGTAAGGCAGGGGGAGGGGGCTTAATTCGAGACCACCAGGGAAACTGGGTTAGAGGCTATGCCCGGGCTCATGGATACACTAGCAGCACCATTGTCGAGCTATGGGCTCTACGGGATGGTCTAGAAATCGCCAAAGATCTTGGGCTTAACAACCTCATTATTGAGATGGATGCCTTAAGCATTGTCTTGCTAATGAATAACAGTAAGGCCAATCTTTCAATGGAACCTCTGCTATCTGATTGCAGGAAGCTGTTAACTGCCATTCCAAATAAGAGGGTTGTGCATATATTCCGTGAGGCGAACCAATGTGCAGACGTGCTGGCAAGATATGGAGGAAGTTCCACttctaattttgttgtttttttgaaCCCACCGCCTGTGGTGGTTGGTAGTCTCCTTGCTGATAAGGAGAATTCCTTTTGTAATAGACTTGTTCCTGCTTAG